A window of Colias croceus chromosome 13, ilColCroc2.1 genomic DNA:
GTAAAAAATGAACATTGCAGTTGTAAGtgtaattatgtttttgtacAGCTTTATGCAAAGAAGCTAGATACAATAACCATTCATATAATGTGACTAACATTATCTTTTACTCGAAAGCAGgggaaaaataacattaaatacaaCCTTTAAACATGAACTCTTTAATCgcaatacaatttataagcacttggTTAATGCGAAATTCTATAACGACGCTGAAATTCAATCTGAGAAGGGGgcattaaatttttcattacaGAAATGTCAGCTAAGGACGATCATTAATTTTGGGCATTTCGGGCTTGTATCAAAACTGAACTCCGGAATTACGGCAAATTCATGGCCTACTTGAATTGCTTGTCAGGAAACTGTCCTTGTTTCACTAACTTAGTTTAAATgtactaaattaaattttaattgaacgGTAATATTGTGAAGCAAACAAAGATGAACTCTCTCGGCATTTGGACTATTATGATGATAATTTATCAAAGTAAGTGAAATTCAGtttaaagttgaagagtttcgTTATTGATCCGTTTGAACTGTGAAATTTGTCCATTCATGGCTTTATTATCCTCTAAAATGGTTGTACAATGATGTtctcaaattaattttcttttgcgATCAACAATAGACGaacaatattgataattacttacgaataatcataaaatgttccgtggtatttaaaatattaaagtttgtatttatatttttgttggcTCAACGCAGAAAAGTTACTTTACGAATGGGGATGGTATTTTAGGCAAACAAAGCTTATAAAATCTATCTAGAATATTGTTTCAGCTAACTTCTATAAGTACCTAAACCataatttatacttattaatatattaatttataaagctgaacgtgaacagtttgtttgtttgaacgcgctaatcttgggaactaccgtccgatttgaaaaattctttcggtgttatatcattcatcgaggaaggctataggatatactagatttccgcccgcggcttcgcccgcgttttcacaggaaaacccgcatagttcccgttcctgtgggatttccgggataaaacctatcctatgtgttattctgatgtATAAGCTATATTGTGGTAAAGTTTCATTCAAATCCatgcagtagtttttacgtgaaagagtaacaaacatccatacatccatacatccatacttacaaactttcgcctttataatattagtaggatctATACCATCGCGCTAAAAcgaacaggagcggagcactgcgggtaaaaccgcagagcACTGCTTGTATATAATAACTGTAATGTTTACAACACACCATCtgaatatcatttttttttttacacaaaaacttctttttcagCAGCCATATGTGTGATAATCAGCTGGCTGACCCTCACCTGTCGCTTGGCGCCTGACAGCAATGAGCTCCACGAAGTGACTCTAATGAAACTCCTCTATCTGTACGATCCAGAAGCATGTGGCAGAATTCACTTCTATAACTTTACCGTACGGAACTATGATGACTTGCTGTTTTCTACTATTATGTGGCCTGTGTCTAATCCTATAGCTGCTCAGTTTAGGAGGTATGGAAATATTAAAGACTACCAAAAATCCTATACAAATGAATGTATGTTTCTGACTCTATTACGAGAAAATCACtgtatcgattttgataatgatGTAGTTTATGTAACAGAATAACacataacattacatactGGCTTGCGTCCGCGGGTTCGTCCGCAAGTAAAACCGTGCAGCACAGCTATATAGTAAAATAGTATATGaatgtttttatcaagtttgtATCAAATGAGGTTCATTGTCAtgaattatcaatttatttaagtgtTTTCGTATCTTCTCATTAACCTTAAAGGCcatttacctacttatttattttaaattttatttatttgtcaccACTGAGGTAGCTAAGTATCAATACAATCAATCATTTCTTATGATTAAGCCATTGTTCTACAATGTTCCATCAAGTCTTAAAGTGATTAACTTAAATTTAACAGAAAGGCAAAGTAAAGTTTTCAAATTGccgttataattattataagacaCAATTTCATCACCATAAGAAATTTCCATGTTACATCAAACTTTTGCTGTTTAAACGCAATCTTATTTGCATACTTTTACTTGACATGTTTAAATCTTATTTCTTTCTTGTTTGATATAATATCTCTATTCTGTTTCTAAAGACTATACTAATAGCTTAGACTAATAGACGGAGTTCATTTTAAGACttctgcccccctagccaagtggttttctgttagcgtagcgttcaatagaatagactacgaatgtatgaaattgacgtaagctgtagacaaacgtatctacagcttacgtcaatctcatacattcgtagtatattctattgaacgctacgctaaaagaaaaccacttggctaggggggctgatcTTCGTCAATGTAAGTGCTTCCCACTTAATTACACGACTCAATGCGAAACATTATCAGCTCTacgaaagaaaaaaatgttttgccCATACCGcagctattttattaattacacgATTGGTAATCTACTTAATTCTCTACACTATTTCATAGATAATTTAATGGAGAATAATTCTGCTACGggcaaaaattgttatttcgtTTAGCGTCGTTCTTTTGTCGAacgcatatttataatataactagcggcccgccccggcttcgcccgtggtacgtatgaaaaatagatgttggccgattctcagacttacccgatatgcacagaaaatttcatgagaatcggtccagccgtttcggaggagtatgcagactaacactgtgacacgagaattttatatataagactagcggcccgccccggcttcgcccgtggtacgtatgaaaaataaatgttggtcgattctcagacttacccgatatgcacagaaaatttcatgagaatcggtccagccgtttcggaggagtatgcagactaacactgtgacacgagaattttatatataagataatatGAGTCGTGcagttttgaattttgattttttttattgactaGAGCAATCCGCCTCTGGCTATCACTCCACATCATCTGGCTGGTCTTCAGTATCGTCAACGTGACCCATGGTAGGAGACCATGTGGCTTCTACGCAGTACTGGTACCCTTTACGCTGGCGGGTCTTGCTATGCTGGTCGTGGATGTCGTATTTATGGCTATGTTCTTACAGGATACTGCTGATTGCAATACTGAAAGTATGTATGATttgttttatcataattttaattttatagataaaataaaatatatgacttAGTCTACTATTATTTgccttaattttttatgaggAGGTAATTAATAAGCATTTTTTCCCATAGGCGTTGATAAATATCACCTTGATTTGTTATATaagttaaagtttaaacaataagtagtactattatattatattctgtgaCAATACtttgaaaaaattacattttccaATAGTTTGATTATGAATGATTAATGTGAGTTCAATATCtctattacaaattaataaaccaAATTCCCCGATCTAATAATTCACTATGTACAATTTAGTACAGGAAACATATCGATGGCACTTCAATACAAAACCATTTGAGCATTAATTGCTCAGTTCTGAGAGCTTCACTTCGAATCAAACGGTTTCTAATAGCACCTATATGTTACCagttaaggccgtgtacgcggtccgtgcgctgtttggctcaaatatgtgatttttcaaaccagattgtccatcaaccacttatcttacaaacatatgaattactaataattttaggaaattttattgtctatatagttaattaagagtttttttcaattaatacagtatttgtgaataccatcaagataactgagccgatgattacttgatttcacttttagtgtcaatttcgaagctaaaaatatctgaaattgctgacagatctaacacacaatttttttaactaactgcaaaaatccttattaaaatagttagttaaaagatttttttattttggactcctaacttacgaaattaaaatccacaacaatgtgaatttttttagaaattatagtcgacaaaatgattattttcaccaagatatttgacttaattgaatataatttatacatattgcaataaaagaatgtcttacttataagataaaatttaaaaaatcaactaaggtacctctattatttttctacaatttttttaaaagtactataaaacactgcgcgcgacctgattcaaatcagtcggcagcgagcctttccagagagaggacatgttgctcggcgctctcctgtggacctatgctgttcatagtaaaaggatagcgcaagccgcgatctatcgtaatagatcgcggagattttgacttgcgttaaattgaataagcgctCTTAATATAAGTGACTATGAAACTAGCGTCACATTGTACTGGCAATACCAGTTATCAATTATTGGTATGAATTTAGAGCTAAATTTTGGGTAACAAGCTATATCCGTATGGAATTTAGGATGAGTAACGAAtcaatgatttaatttatgcccaattcgtataatattatgagaacTGCAAGTATTTCTAGTTATTTAGCTTCTAATATTTCCGATCCCAATTCAGTTACCAGCTGAATCGGACTTTTACTATTACCACAGAACTATTACGTACGTATAAATAATCTCTTCAAAATGAAGATTCAAGAAAATAGAGTTccattttatgattatttatctAGCAAACTATCAGTCCACTAACTTTAATTTACCtagcatttataatacttattaaaacaagtttat
This region includes:
- the LOC123696698 gene encoding uncharacterized protein LOC123696698, which encodes MNSLGIWTIMMIIYQTAICVIISWLTLTCRLAPDSNELHEVTLMKLLYLYDPEACGRIHFYNFTVRNYDDLLFSTIMWPVSNPIAAQFRRAIRLWLSLHIIWLVFSIVNVTHGRRPCGFYAVLVPFTLAGLAMLVVDVVFMAMFLQDTADCNTEIAILDYMNRGGRSLRWIIKVYPWHTVEELQHATLEDTSWIPLLFAFTSCRGIVQWIINLWLIKDNYFTGLGFYRQLQKEAYRSRARLKE